A region from the Antennarius striatus isolate MH-2024 chromosome 24, ASM4005453v1, whole genome shotgun sequence genome encodes:
- the ndfip2 gene encoding NEDD4 family-interacting protein 2 — protein sequence MDPASRYQVLHNEDDSSEAPTSEQQPCTSASGQAGAAGQDQGQAQAGPLPAAAAGEASGSQTQGEGEAPPPPYACIDLGATAASPSRRRNAHFSGDFPVPPPYSVATSLPTYDEAEKAKAAAMAASTVDAIPRDDEFPPRDDFSDADQLRVGNDGIFMLAFFMAFLFNWIGFCLSFCLTNTIAGRYGAISGFGLSLIKWILIVRFSDYFTGYFNGQYWLWWIFLLLGLLLFFRGFVNYFKVRSMSENMATSHRTRLFFLY from the exons ATGGATCCAGCTAGCCGATACCAAGTG ctgCACAACGAGGACGACTCCTCCGAGGCCCCCACCAGCGAGCAGCAGCCCTGCACCTCAGCCTCAGGCCAGGCTGGTGCTGCCGGTCAGGACCAGGGTCAGGCCCAGGCCGGCCCTCTGCCCGCTGCGGCGGCAGGGGAGGCGTCAGGATCGCAAACTCAGGGGGAGGGGGAAGCGCCTCCGCCTCCTTACGCCTGTATCGACCTGGGGGCAACCGCCGCGTCACCtagcaggaggagga ATGCTCATTTCAGTGGCGATTTCCCAGTTCCCCCGCCCTACAGTGTCGCCACCTCACTGCCCACATACGATGAAGCAGAGAAGGCCAAAGCGGCGGCCATGGCTGCCTCCACTGTGGATGCGATACCACGg GACGACGAATTCCCTCCTAGAGACGATTTCAGTGACGCCGATCAGCTCCGAGTCGGGAACGACGGAATCTTCATGTTGGCCTTTTTTA TGGCCTTCCTGTTCAACTGGATTGGGTTCTGCTTGTCCTTCTGTCTGACCAACACCATCGCCGGACGCTACGGAGCTATCAGCGGCTTTGGCCTTTCTCTCATCAAGTGGATTCTCATCGTCAGG TTCTCCGACTACTTCACCGGCTACTTTAACGGTCAGTACTGGCTCTGGTGGATCTTCCTGTTGCTCG gcctCCTGCTCTTCTTCAGGGGTTTCGTGAATTACTTTAAAGTCCGCAGCATGTCCGAGAACATGGCCACCTCTCATCGGACACGCCTCTTCTTTctctactaa